A stretch of the Microcoleus sp. FACHB-672 genome encodes the following:
- a CDS encoding DUF2231 domain-containing protein, translating to METSERSTAPYPNIPPVIETHDSEYNDTGIPSTVAIVGHPLHPAIVLFPIAFLVGVLGSDLGFWLTNDPFWARASVWLLIVGLVGGVAAAITGFLDFFKIKRVRDRSAGWIHMACNVVVMVLSLVSLLLRRGDPVAPIIPWGLAISAVVATLLGISGWFGGELSFRHKIGVIGKSREHHS from the coding sequence ATGGAAACTTCTGAGCGCAGTACAGCCCCTTATCCCAATATCCCACCCGTCATTGAAACGCATGATAGCGAATATAATGACACGGGCATTCCCAGTACGGTTGCGATTGTTGGCCATCCGCTTCACCCCGCTATTGTTCTCTTTCCCATCGCGTTTCTCGTTGGGGTGCTGGGAAGCGATCTGGGTTTCTGGTTAACAAATGACCCCTTCTGGGCAAGAGCTTCAGTTTGGCTACTTATTGTTGGCCTTGTCGGTGGTGTTGCAGCAGCAATCACCGGCTTTTTAGACTTCTTTAAAATTAAGAGAGTTCGTGATCGCAGCGCCGGCTGGATTCACATGGCCTGCAACGTGGTGGTTATGGTGTTATCGCTCGTTAGCTTGCTGCTGCGTAGGGGCGATCCAGTTGCTCCAATTATCCCTTGGGGTCTGGCGATTTCAGCGGTTGTTGCAACATTGTTGGGCATTAGCGGCTGGTTTGGCGGCGAACTGAGTTTCCGGCACAAAATTGGCGTGATTGGAAAGAGTCGGGAACATCACTCCTAA
- a CDS encoding YqaE/Pmp3 family membrane protein: protein MFLPSLGVLLELRVGRNFCLINILSTVCGYFPGWIHHLGIVGKN, encoded by the coding sequence ATTTTTCTTCCCTCTCTTGGCGTGTTGTTGGAATTGAGGGTAGGTAGAAATTTTTGTTTGATAAATATCCTTTCAACTGTTTGCGGTTACTTCCCTGGATGGATTCATCATTTGGGAATCGTTGGTAAAAATTAA
- a CDS encoding prohibitin family protein: MKSEYSNNWQAIVLGIIAAVALLIGINSFVIINPGEAGVISILGKARDGAVLEGIHLKPPLISKVDLYDLTVQKFEVPAQSSTKDLQDLSARFAINFRLDPLQVVEVRRKQGTLENIVSKIIAPQTQESFKIAAAKRTVEEAITKRNELKQDFDTALGERLDKYGIIVLDTSVVDLNFSPEFAKAVEDKQIAEQRAQRAVYVAQEAEQDAQADINRAQGRAEAQRLLAETLKAQGGQLVLQKEAIEAWRSGGAQMPRVLVMDGKSNSSVPFLFNLSNPQE; this comes from the coding sequence TTGAAAAGTGAATATTCTAACAATTGGCAAGCAATAGTGTTGGGAATCATAGCGGCAGTAGCCCTTCTGATCGGCATTAATTCTTTTGTCATTATCAACCCCGGTGAGGCCGGTGTGATTAGTATTTTAGGAAAAGCCAGAGATGGCGCGGTACTAGAAGGAATTCACCTCAAACCCCCTTTAATTTCTAAAGTTGATTTATACGATCTGACCGTGCAAAAATTTGAAGTGCCGGCGCAGAGTTCAACCAAGGATCTTCAGGATTTATCTGCCCGATTTGCTATTAACTTTCGCCTCGATCCTTTGCAAGTTGTTGAGGTGAGACGGAAACAAGGAACGTTAGAAAATATCGTCTCAAAAATTATTGCGCCCCAAACTCAAGAATCCTTTAAAATTGCAGCAGCAAAAAGAACCGTTGAAGAAGCGATTACGAAAAGAAATGAACTGAAGCAAGACTTTGATACTGCCTTGGGTGAGCGGTTAGATAAATACGGAATCATCGTGCTTGATACCAGTGTTGTTGACCTAAATTTCTCACCAGAATTTGCTAAGGCAGTTGAGGATAAACAAATCGCTGAACAGCGAGCGCAAAGAGCGGTTTATGTGGCGCAAGAAGCTGAACAAGACGCGCAAGCAGACATTAATCGCGCTCAAGGTAGAGCTGAAGCTCAAAGACTTTTGGCAGAAACGCTGAAAGCTCAAGGGGGTCAATTAGTGCTCCAGAAAGAAGCGATTGAAGCATGGCGAAGCGGCGGCGCTCAGATGCCCAGAGTTTTAGTGATGGATGGGAAATCGAATAGCAGTGTCCCCTTCCTGTTTAACCTGAGTAATCCTCAGGAATAG
- a CDS encoding saccharopine dehydrogenase family protein — MTDSSNFIIYGATGYTGTLIAQLAVERGLRPILASRSSEKVKQLAADLGLEHRAFSLEDETAIDTALTDRVVVLNCAGPFSKTYQPMSASCLRTNTHYLDITGEIAVFEAAAAQDARAKAAGVMLLPGVGFDVVPSDCLAAHLKQRLPDATHLALAIQLLSRPSRGTATTMVEGQAKGGFVRRAGAISPVPAGWKTRTIDFGRGAAEATTIPWGDVSTAYYSTDIPNIEVYAALGESMRWAAIATRYLGWLLGLPAVQDFQKSLIQKMPAGPSEEERKQGISLLWGEVENSSGNKCVSRLQCPEGYTLTALTALAVVEKVLAGQVKAGFQTPSLVYGADLIMEIEGVLREDIK, encoded by the coding sequence ATGACAGATTCATCAAACTTTATCATCTACGGCGCAACCGGCTACACCGGCACCCTCATCGCTCAATTAGCAGTTGAGCGCGGACTGCGACCGATTTTAGCCTCACGCAGCAGCGAAAAAGTCAAGCAACTAGCCGCAGATTTAGGCTTAGAGCATCGCGCCTTTTCCCTAGAAGATGAAACCGCTATCGATACTGCTTTAACGGATAGGGTAGTCGTGCTGAACTGTGCCGGCCCCTTCTCTAAAACTTACCAGCCCATGAGCGCGAGTTGTCTCCGGACAAACACACATTACTTAGATATCACCGGCGAGATTGCAGTTTTCGAGGCGGCGGCGGCACAAGATGCAAGGGCGAAGGCAGCCGGTGTGATGCTGCTTCCCGGTGTTGGGTTCGATGTCGTCCCCTCCGACTGCCTCGCGGCGCACCTGAAGCAACGCCTGCCGGATGCAACCCATCTGGCGCTAGCGATACAACTGCTGAGCCGGCCTTCGCGGGGAACCGCAACCACAATGGTAGAAGGGCAGGCAAAAGGGGGATTTGTCAGACGTGCTGGGGCAATTTCCCCAGTTCCCGCCGGCTGGAAAACTCGCACCATCGACTTCGGACGGGGTGCGGCAGAAGCAACCACGATTCCTTGGGGAGACGTGTCCACCGCCTATTACAGCACCGACATCCCCAATATTGAAGTGTATGCGGCTTTAGGGGAATCGATGCGTTGGGCAGCAATTGCAACTCGTTACCTGGGATGGCTTCTAGGCTTGCCGGCAGTCCAAGATTTCCAAAAAAGCCTGATTCAGAAAATGCCAGCCGGTCCCAGCGAGGAAGAACGAAAACAAGGAATCAGCTTGCTGTGGGGAGAGGTGGAAAACAGTTCGGGCAACAAATGTGTCAGCCGGTTGCAGTGTCCTGAAGGCTATACCCTGACTGCATTAACCGCCTTGGCAGTCGTTGAAAAAGTGCTGGCGGGACAAGTGAAAGCCGGCTTCCAAACACCCTCTTTAGTCTATGGCGCAGATTTGATCATGGAAATTGAAGGAGTTCTGCGCGAAGATATAAAGTGA
- a CDS encoding GlsB/YeaQ/YmgE family stress response membrane protein, protein MMLLLLPIIGIAAGWLPSYFTKAHKFGLPANIALGVWGAVVGRLVFDLLGLSSYSLIGSMVVALAGAVASQSLAILIEIA, encoded by the coding sequence ATGATGTTACTCTTATTACCGATCATTGGAATCGCTGCCGGCTGGCTCCCCAGCTATTTTACAAAAGCACACAAATTTGGTTTACCGGCCAACATCGCTTTAGGCGTTTGGGGGGCCGTTGTGGGCCGCCTAGTATTCGATTTACTAGGGTTATCGTCCTACAGCCTGATCGGTTCTATGGTGGTTGCTTTAGCCGGCGCAGTTGCCAGCCAATCCTTAGCAATCTTAATTGAAATCGCCTAA
- a CDS encoding Dps family protein — protein MFSKLRNTPQPNLDINIGIDPESRQEIAAGLSRVLADTYTLYLKTHNFYWNVTGPMLPSLLQMFEMQYSELATSVDEIAGRIRALGFPVPGTYREFARLSMIPATEGVPSAEHMMRELLEGNEAVVRTARSALAMVERGDDESTLDLLTKRMQVHEKNAWMLRSMLTE, from the coding sequence ATGTTTTCTAAGCTGAGGAATACGCCCCAACCAAATCTTGATATTAACATCGGAATTGACCCTGAAAGTCGCCAAGAAATTGCCGCCGGCTTATCACGTGTTTTAGCAGATACCTACACCCTTTATCTAAAAACCCATAACTTTTACTGGAACGTCACAGGGCCGATGTTGCCGTCGCTGCTTCAGATGTTTGAGATGCAATATAGCGAACTCGCCACATCTGTCGATGAAATTGCAGGGCGAATTCGCGCCTTAGGGTTTCCTGTGCCCGGAACTTATCGGGAATTTGCTCGCCTCAGTATGATCCCAGCCACTGAAGGCGTCCCTTCTGCCGAACACATGATGCGCGAATTGCTAGAAGGCAATGAAGCCGTTGTGCGTACAGCCCGCTCGGCTCTAGCAATGGTAGAACGCGGCGATGATGAATCCACCCTTGACTTGCTAACGAAACGAATGCAAGTCCATGAAAAAAATGCTTGGATGCTGCGAAGTATGCTAACGGAGTAA
- a CDS encoding PCP reductase family protein produces the protein MTTPEWTPEAESRLKEIPFFVRPAARKKIEKFAQDAGIGQISVEVYEQAKQKFNSK, from the coding sequence ATGACTACCCCAGAATGGACTCCTGAAGCTGAAAGCCGGCTCAAAGAAATTCCTTTTTTCGTTCGTCCTGCTGCCCGCAAAAAAATCGAGAAGTTTGCTCAAGATGCGGGAATCGGGCAAATTAGTGTAGAAGTTTACGAACAAGCGAAGCAGAAGTTTAACTCTAAGTGA
- the fghA gene encoding S-formylglutathione hydrolase: MSSQNRMYTSLNLISENLCFGGTVNFYSHESESCKGEMRFSIYLPPQAKSKPVPALYFLSGLTCTEENFMAKAGAQKYAAEHGLMLIVPDTSPRNTGIPGEDDQYDLGSGAGFYLDATAEPWRERYQMYSYVVQELPAIIAKNFPIKSDKQGIFGHSMGGHGALVCALRNPNLYKSVSAFAPIAAPINSEWGQKVFTHYLGSDKESWLAYDATQLVKKAGFHSPILIDQGTADPYLAQQLLPQIFEQACEEAGQPVTLRMQEGYNHGYYFVASFIEDHIRHHAAALCG, encoded by the coding sequence ATGTCAAGCCAAAATCGAATGTATACATCTCTTAATCTGATCAGTGAGAATCTTTGCTTCGGCGGAACCGTTAACTTTTACAGCCACGAATCAGAAAGCTGTAAAGGTGAAATGCGATTCTCAATTTATTTGCCACCTCAAGCAAAATCTAAGCCGGTGCCGGCACTCTATTTCCTATCAGGTTTAACCTGCACGGAAGAAAATTTTATGGCAAAAGCCGGCGCACAAAAATACGCAGCCGAACATGGTTTAATGCTTATTGTCCCGGATACCAGCCCACGCAACACCGGCATTCCCGGAGAAGATGATCAATATGATTTAGGCAGCGGTGCTGGCTTTTATCTTGATGCCACCGCCGAACCCTGGCGAGAGCGTTACCAAATGTATAGTTATGTCGTTCAAGAATTGCCGGCAATCATAGCCAAAAATTTCCCAATAAAATCGGATAAACAAGGCATTTTTGGTCATTCAATGGGTGGACATGGGGCGTTAGTTTGTGCCTTAAGAAACCCAAATCTCTACAAATCAGTTTCAGCCTTTGCGCCGATTGCTGCACCCATAAACTCTGAGTGGGGGCAAAAAGTTTTTACCCATTACCTAGGCAGCGACAAGGAAAGCTGGCTTGCCTATGACGCCACTCAATTGGTAAAAAAAGCCGGTTTTCATAGCCCCATTCTTATTGATCAAGGCACCGCCGATCCGTATCTAGCGCAGCAGTTGCTACCACAAATATTTGAGCAAGCTTGCGAAGAAGCCGGCCAACCTGTGACGTTACGGATGCAAGAAGGCTACAATCACGGTTATTACTTTGTCGCTAGTTTTATTGAAGATCACATTCGCCATCACGCCGCCGCTTTATGCGGATAA
- a CDS encoding DUF2267 domain-containing protein, translated as MSDKLTTDPQKTTRHETKADVPEEHRSFLEKVMAGAGLEDIFDARDITEIVFRTMRDMMTNEVSDRVASELHQEAEPTEDRALQNEVADLWKDTNPIVAFLSRVRPALEIKPETFIRRIREEGGLQGDVAPETAIKAVFSATKDELSPERIQEIANVLPGEIRQMWDQA; from the coding sequence ATGAGCGACAAATTGACGACCGATCCGCAAAAAACGACGCGGCACGAGACAAAAGCCGATGTGCCAGAAGAACACAGATCGTTCCTGGAAAAAGTAATGGCTGGGGCTGGTCTTGAGGATATCTTCGATGCCAGAGACATTACAGAAATCGTGTTCCGAACCATGCGCGACATGATGACCAACGAAGTCTCAGACCGAGTCGCCAGTGAACTACACCAAGAGGCGGAGCCGACTGAAGATAGGGCGCTGCAAAACGAAGTCGCTGACCTCTGGAAAGACACTAACCCCATTGTCGCTTTTCTCAGCAGAGTTCGCCCTGCACTAGAAATTAAACCAGAGACTTTTATCCGTCGCATTCGTGAAGAAGGTGGCTTGCAAGGTGACGTAGCACCCGAAACCGCAATCAAGGCCGTCTTTTCCGCAACAAAAGACGAATTGTCACCCGAGAGAATTCAAGAAATTGCTAACGTTTTACCCGGTGAGATCCGGCAAATGTGGGATCAAGCTTAA
- a CDS encoding S-(hydroxymethyl)glutathione dehydrogenase/class III alcohol dehydrogenase, translated as MDVKAAVAFEAGKPLSLETVKLEPPKAGEVLVEIKASGICHTDAYTLSGADPEGLFPAILGHEGAGVVVEVGKEVTSLKPGDHVILLYTPECRQCEYCLSRKTNLCQAIRLTQGKGLMPDGSSRFSLDGQMLHHYMGTSTFANYTVLPEIAVAKIREDAPFEKVCYIGCGVTTGIGAVIYTAKVEPGSKVIIFGLGGIGLNVIQGAKMVGADMIVGVDLNPEKRAIAEKFGMTHFVNPKEVEGDLVPYLVDLTKGGADYTFECIGNVKVMRQALECCHKGWGVSVIIGVAGAGQEISTRPFQLVTGRVWKGSAFGGARGRTDVPKIVDWYMEGKINIDDLITHVMPVDKINEGFELMHKGESIRSVVTFS; from the coding sequence ATGGATGTAAAAGCAGCAGTTGCCTTTGAAGCCGGCAAACCTTTAAGCTTGGAAACCGTTAAACTAGAACCTCCCAAAGCTGGGGAAGTGCTGGTAGAAATCAAAGCTAGCGGCATCTGCCACACCGACGCTTACACCCTCTCCGGTGCCGATCCTGAAGGGCTGTTTCCGGCAATTTTGGGGCATGAGGGGGCGGGAGTTGTGGTGGAAGTTGGGAAAGAAGTCACAAGTCTCAAACCGGGGGATCACGTCATTCTCCTCTATACCCCAGAGTGCCGGCAATGCGAATATTGTTTAAGTAGAAAAACAAATCTTTGTCAAGCGATTCGTTTAACCCAAGGCAAAGGGTTAATGCCGGATGGCAGCAGCCGGTTTTCTCTGGACGGACAAATGTTGCATCACTACATGGGAACATCAACCTTTGCCAACTATACCGTTTTGCCAGAAATTGCTGTTGCCAAAATTCGAGAAGACGCGCCTTTTGAGAAGGTTTGTTACATCGGATGCGGCGTCACAACCGGCATTGGTGCCGTTATTTATACAGCCAAAGTAGAACCGGGATCGAAGGTAATTATTTTCGGTTTGGGTGGCATTGGGTTAAATGTCATTCAAGGCGCAAAAATGGTGGGCGCGGATATGATTGTGGGGGTTGACCTCAATCCGGAAAAACGCGCCATTGCTGAAAAATTCGGCATGACGCACTTTGTCAATCCCAAAGAAGTTGAGGGGGATTTAGTTCCCTATTTAGTCGATTTAACCAAAGGCGGCGCGGATTACACGTTTGAGTGTATCGGCAATGTTAAAGTCATGCGTCAAGCTTTGGAATGCTGCCATAAAGGTTGGGGCGTGAGTGTAATTATTGGTGTTGCCGGTGCCGGCCAAGAAATTAGCACTCGTCCTTTTCAGTTAGTAACCGGACGTGTTTGGAAAGGTTCGGCTTTTGGCGGTGCCAGAGGTCGCACAGATGTGCCGAAAATTGTTGACTGGTACATGGAAGGCAAAATTAATATTGATGACTTAATTACCCATGTCATGCCGGTTGATAAAATTAATGAAGGCTTTGAATTGATGCACAAAGGTGAATCAATTCGTAGCGTTGTTACTTTCTCCTAA
- a CDS encoding ABC-F family ATP-binding cassette domain-containing protein has protein sequence MSIFTLQSVKKDFGIKEILKDASFSLDATDKVGLIGTNGSGKSTLLKMIAGLEPIDEGQILVNSGVRIVYLPQQPDLDENHTVLEQVFADSGEQMAMVREYEELSKKLAHAPEDSQLMSRLSAVMQKMETAGAWELETNAKIILTKLGIEDFEARIGSLSGGYRKRIALAAALLSEPDVLLMDEPTNHLDALSVEWLQSYLNRFRGAILLITHDRYFLDRVTNRIVEIDRGDLYSYAGNYSYYLEKKALSEDSAASSQRKHQGVLRRELEWLKRGPKARSTKQKARIDRIRDMQATEFKQVQGKVDIATPGRRIGKKVIELENVCKSYDERTLISNFTYKFSPEDRIGIIGGNGAGKSTLMDMITGRVQPDSGKVDIGTTIHIGYFDQHSEELLAALNEEQRVIDYIKEEGEFVKIADGTQISASQMLERFLFPGNQQYAPIHKLSGGEKRRLFLLRVLMGAPNVLILDEPTNDLDVQTLAVLEDYLEDFNGCVIAVSHDRYFLDRTVETIFAFEEGGTLRQYPGNYSVYLEFKQVEEEEAARQNTNSKEKKEEKTKSWKTDRQSYDSKGQRKLSSKERREYETLEGKIAQLEAEKAEVEKALYNAPPGTVSKVQELHEKVGALAEAIEAATERWMELAEIDS, from the coding sequence ATGAGTATCTTTACACTACAATCGGTTAAAAAAGATTTCGGGATTAAAGAAATCCTCAAGGATGCTAGCTTTAGTCTGGATGCCACGGATAAAGTGGGCTTAATTGGCACGAATGGTTCTGGCAAGTCAACGCTGTTGAAAATGATTGCCGGTTTAGAACCCATTGATGAGGGTCAAATTTTGGTCAATTCTGGCGTCAGAATTGTCTATTTGCCCCAGCAGCCAGACTTAGATGAAAATCACACTGTATTAGAGCAAGTCTTTGCCGATAGCGGTGAACAAATGGCGATGGTGCGCGAGTATGAGGAACTGTCAAAAAAACTCGCTCACGCGCCTGAAGATAGCCAATTAATGTCTCGTTTGTCTGCTGTGATGCAGAAGATGGAGACAGCCGGTGCTTGGGAATTAGAAACCAATGCAAAAATCATTCTTACCAAGTTAGGAATCGAAGATTTTGAGGCTCGGATCGGGTCTTTATCGGGCGGTTATCGCAAACGAATTGCCCTAGCTGCCGCGTTGCTCTCAGAACCTGATGTGTTGTTGATGGATGAACCAACAAACCATCTGGATGCGCTATCTGTTGAATGGTTGCAAAGTTATTTAAACCGCTTTCGCGGGGCAATTTTGCTAATTACTCACGACCGCTATTTTCTGGATCGGGTCACCAATCGGATTGTCGAAATTGACCGGGGCGATCTCTACAGTTATGCCGGCAACTATTCCTATTATCTGGAGAAAAAAGCCCTTTCCGAAGATTCAGCAGCCAGTTCTCAACGCAAACATCAAGGGGTATTGCGTCGCGAGTTGGAATGGCTAAAAAGAGGGCCAAAAGCTCGGAGTACGAAACAAAAAGCTCGGATTGATCGGATTCGGGATATGCAGGCAACTGAGTTTAAACAGGTTCAAGGGAAAGTTGATATTGCCACTCCCGGACGTCGGATTGGTAAGAAAGTGATTGAGCTGGAAAATGTTTGCAAAAGTTACGATGAGCGGACTTTAATCAGCAATTTCACTTACAAATTTAGTCCAGAAGATCGCATTGGAATTATCGGTGGAAACGGTGCCGGTAAATCAACATTGATGGATATGATTACGGGGCGCGTTCAGCCTGATTCCGGAAAAGTTGATATTGGTACAACCATTCACATCGGTTATTTTGACCAGCATTCTGAAGAATTGCTCGCCGCTTTGAATGAAGAGCAGCGTGTAATTGACTACATTAAGGAGGAGGGAGAGTTTGTCAAAATCGCCGACGGAACTCAGATAAGTGCCTCTCAAATGTTAGAGCGTTTCTTATTTCCCGGAAATCAGCAATACGCGCCCATTCATAAACTTTCCGGGGGTGAAAAACGTCGTCTGTTTTTGCTACGAGTTTTAATGGGTGCGCCCAATGTCTTGATTTTAGATGAACCGACGAATGACTTGGATGTGCAAACATTAGCGGTGCTAGAAGACTATCTCGAAGATTTCAACGGCTGTGTCATTGCAGTTTCCCACGATCGCTATTTCCTTGATCGCACCGTAGAAACAATTTTTGCCTTTGAAGAAGGAGGCACTCTTCGTCAGTATCCTGGCAATTATTCGGTTTACTTAGAATTCAAGCAGGTAGAAGAGGAAGAAGCGGCGCGTCAGAATACAAATTCTAAGGAGAAGAAGGAAGAAAAAACGAAATCTTGGAAAACAGATCGGCAATCTTATGATAGCAAAGGGCAACGCAAGCTTTCATCCAAAGAACGGCGCGAGTATGAGACGTTAGAAGGCAAAATTGCTCAATTAGAAGCGGAAAAAGCTGAAGTGGAGAAAGCCCTTTACAATGCACCTCCGGGTACGGTTTCTAAGGTGCAAGAATTGCATGAAAAGGTGGGAGCTTTAGCTGAGGCAATTGAAGCGGCAACTGAACGATGGATGGAGTTAGCTGAGATAGACTCTTGA
- a CDS encoding DUF2294 domain-containing protein — protein sequence MKSKYNKHSFRLCDPAMCEDTQPATRGQLERLLSQRIQALYRTQLEHKPSKIDCEICDDKIIIVLDDSFTKAEKLLAENGQEGLAEQVHTELDEVILPLLKALIEEVLQISVLDLLSNAKLETGRSGTIALLASAPQFRSPASARSAD from the coding sequence ATGAAGTCAAAGTACAACAAGCACAGCTTCCGCCTTTGTGATCCAGCTATGTGTGAAGACACCCAACCGGCTACGCGAGGACAGTTAGAACGCCTTCTTTCACAGCGTATTCAAGCTCTGTATCGCACTCAATTGGAACATAAACCCAGTAAAATTGACTGTGAAATTTGTGATGATAAAATTATTATTGTTTTAGATGATTCTTTTACGAAAGCCGAAAAGCTGTTGGCTGAAAACGGTCAGGAAGGATTAGCGGAGCAGGTACATACGGAGTTAGATGAGGTAATTTTACCGCTGCTCAAAGCTTTAATTGAAGAAGTTTTACAAATTTCCGTACTCGACTTGCTGAGCAATGCAAAATTAGAAACAGGGCGCAGTGGAACCATTGCTTTACTGGCATCAGCGCCCCAATTTCGCTCTCCCGCATCTGCACGATCAGCCGATTAA
- a CDS encoding response regulator has translation MVLESAGTNTQQLLGTRPLVLAVDDDEDNLLLMSQIIELFNCAFLGAENASTGMALATTHLPDMILLDMLLPDADGIEFVSQLKANQHTKNIPIIAVTALAREEDRLRFLAAGCTDYLSKPFMLDALEEMLCRHISMVVLS, from the coding sequence ATGGTATTAGAATCTGCCGGTACAAATACTCAACAACTACTAGGCACACGCCCATTAGTTTTGGCGGTAGATGACGACGAAGACAACTTGCTGCTCATGAGCCAAATTATTGAGCTGTTCAATTGCGCTTTCTTGGGTGCAGAGAACGCTTCCACGGGTATGGCTTTGGCGACAACTCACCTTCCTGATATGATTTTACTGGATATGCTACTGCCAGATGCAGATGGCATCGAGTTTGTTTCTCAACTTAAAGCCAATCAACACACAAAAAATATTCCAATTATTGCCGTTACTGCGTTAGCCAGAGAAGAAGATCGCCTGCGTTTTTTAGCAGCCGGCTGCACGGACTATCTCAGCAAGCCTTTTATGCTGGATGCCTTAGAAGAAATGTTGTGCCGACACATCTCGATGGTTGTTCTTTCTTAA
- a CDS encoding DUF3891 family protein produces MILNLVENGWEVIYHRAHALLAAQLAGQWKKSESPIRLYETIAAISHHDDLEREWEGNQLTEAGAPLDFTLDKKTSLPKLRELTTNSRYRGRWVAMLISMHTSFLNEGKRGESEELDQFLDEQLDNQKKWRKELKISKKEAEEAYAFFQWCDRLSLILCMGNLPAGQRFLEISKGPDGTRYDILERSDGLVTVKPWPFDAEKFTVNVEASSLNQIKFDSNDELKEALQTAPIKTLEWTFVKS; encoded by the coding sequence GTGATCCTTAATCTTGTTGAAAATGGTTGGGAAGTCATTTACCATCGCGCCCACGCCTTGCTAGCCGCTCAATTAGCGGGACAGTGGAAAAAATCCGAATCTCCTATTCGCTTGTATGAAACAATTGCCGCTATTTCCCATCATGACGATCTCGAACGGGAATGGGAAGGCAACCAGCTCACTGAAGCCGGTGCACCTTTAGATTTTACCCTTGATAAAAAAACCTCTCTTCCAAAACTGAGAGAACTCACAACAAATTCCCGATATCGGGGACGGTGGGTGGCAATGCTAATTTCCATGCACACAAGCTTTTTAAATGAAGGCAAACGTGGCGAATCAGAAGAACTCGATCAATTTCTTGACGAGCAACTTGACAACCAAAAGAAGTGGCGGAAAGAGTTAAAAATTAGCAAAAAAGAAGCTGAAGAAGCTTATGCCTTTTTTCAATGGTGTGATCGCCTTTCCCTAATTCTTTGTATGGGCAACTTACCAGCCGGGCAGCGATTTCTAGAAATTAGTAAAGGCCCGGACGGGACGCGTTACGATATTTTGGAAAGAAGTGATGGCCTCGTTACGGTCAAACCCTGGCCTTTTGACGCAGAGAAATTTACCGTCAATGTTGAAGCGTCTTCCCTGAATCAAATAAAATTCGACAGTAACGACGAACTGAAAGAAGCGTTGCAAACAGCCCCAATTAAAACTTTAGAATGGACATTTGTGAAGTCATAA
- a CDS encoding 2OG-Fe(II) oxygenase, whose translation MPHSLFNVSYYQQQQNVFELDYLSKLQGEILASPYFAVNNLNRDFIGTKGFSLVFHGSGLSEVEQKFPFFKPYLKMALQPNCNAFYLNPLLLKNGSRVDPHIDRSLRSYCKTIEPPAVVSVLYVQVPSALEGGELVLRNHKRQVGQIRPQFNTLVYFQGNLTHSVNEVKTPGTRLSLVCEQYSLSETELREIPEFTLESRAIKSENKAAKRGGRTSSRY comes from the coding sequence ATGCCCCATTCCCTCTTCAACGTGAGCTACTATCAACAACAGCAAAATGTCTTTGAGCTTGACTACCTCAGCAAATTGCAGGGAGAAATTTTAGCCAGTCCCTACTTTGCAGTCAACAATCTCAACCGCGACTTTATCGGGACTAAAGGATTTTCACTCGTTTTTCATGGCTCTGGATTAAGTGAAGTTGAACAAAAATTTCCTTTCTTTAAACCTTATTTAAAAATGGCATTGCAGCCAAATTGTAATGCCTTTTATCTCAATCCCTTACTGCTAAAAAATGGCTCCCGCGTTGATCCTCATATCGACCGCAGCCTGCGTTCCTATTGCAAAACAATTGAGCCGCCAGCCGTTGTCAGCGTCCTTTATGTGCAAGTCCCGTCGGCACTCGAAGGCGGAGAACTCGTGCTGCGTAACCACAAGCGCCAAGTCGGGCAAATTCGCCCTCAATTCAACACTTTGGTTTATTTTCAAGGCAATCTAACCCATTCAGTGAATGAAGTCAAAACTCCCGGAACTCGTCTCAGTCTTGTCTGTGAACAGTACAGCTTGAGTGAAACTGAACTGCGAGAAATTCCAGAGTTTACACTCGAATCTAGGGCAATTAAGTCAGAGAATAAAGCAGCAAAGCGGGGAGGGCGCACTTCCTCCCGCTATTAG